A window of the Ogataea parapolymorpha DL-1 chromosome V, whole genome shotgun sequence genome harbors these coding sequences:
- a CDS encoding Diphthamide biosynthesis protein 4 has translation MESHYTVLGVDTTASVAQIKEAYRRKLLSSHPDKTGTQTHGNEIARITDAYRVLVDPIKRQEYDATRQEELSKLGVATGDGLETYSLDDFEIIDTEHELRWTKSCPRCAYPGGFELNEADLDKGTVLDNGQYELIIQCCSCSLWLVVKYAEEADC, from the coding sequence ATGGAGTCTCACTACACGGTTCTGGGGGTGGACACAACAGCATCTGTGGCTCAGATCAAGGAGGCATACCGTCGCAAACTGCTCTCCTCGCATCCGGACAAGACGGGAACACAGACACACGGCAATGAAATAGCCAGAATCACAGACGCTTATCGAGTGCTGGTCGATCCTATAAAACGGCAGGAATACGACGCCACGAGGCAGGAAGAGCTCTCTAAGCTTGGTGTCGCGACCGGCGACGGCCTTGAAACATACTCACTGGACGATTTTGAAATAATAGACACCGAACACGAGCTACGTTGGACCAAGAGCTGTCCACGGTGCGCATATCCCGGCGGCTTCGAACTCAACGAGGCCGATCTCGACAAGGGGACCGTTCTGGACAACGGTCAGTACGAACTAATAATACAATGCTGTAGCTGCAGTTTGTGGCTAGTGGTGAAGTAcgcagaagaagcagacTGTTAA